A genomic segment from candidate division TA06 bacterium encodes:
- the zupT gene encoding zinc transporter ZupT — protein MHSPSFLMAFVLTALAGLSTMVGSFLVLFTKKTSTRVLSVSLGFSAGVMVYVSFMELLPEARLRLVSHFGNLAGSWYAVAAFFGGVLLIGIIDKLVPAIENPHETHAAKELKDKKNIDLLRMGTFTALAIAIHNFPEGMATFTATLKDPTLGLFIALAIAIHNVPEGIAVAVPIYHATGSKRKALWYSFLSAVAEPLGAVAAYLLFHEFLTDAVFGVLLAAVAGIMVFISFDELFPTARECGQHHLAIYGLLAGMAVMAVSMLMFVR, from the coding sequence ATGCACTCTCCTTCATTTTTAATGGCCTTCGTCCTGACCGCTTTGGCCGGCCTTTCCACCATGGTGGGCAGTTTTCTGGTGCTGTTCACCAAAAAAACCAGCACCAGGGTGCTGTCGGTCTCCCTGGGTTTTTCGGCCGGGGTGATGGTCTATGTCTCGTTCATGGAATTACTGCCCGAGGCCCGCTTAAGGCTGGTCTCCCATTTCGGCAACCTGGCCGGAAGCTGGTATGCGGTGGCCGCCTTCTTCGGCGGGGTGCTGCTGATCGGGATCATAGACAAGCTGGTGCCGGCCATAGAAAACCCCCACGAGACCCACGCCGCCAAGGAACTGAAAGACAAGAAGAACATAGACCTGCTGCGGATGGGAACCTTCACCGCTTTGGCCATCGCCATCCACAACTTCCCCGAGGGCATGGCCACGTTCACCGCCACGCTCAAGGACCCCACCCTGGGGCTGTTCATCGCCCTGGCCATCGCCATACACAACGTACCCGAGGGGATCGCCGTGGCGGTCCCCATCTATCACGCCACCGGCAGCAAGCGCAAGGCTCTTTGGTATTCATTCCTGTCGGCGGTGGCCGAGCCGCTGGGGGCGGTGGCGGCCTACCTGCTGTTCCATGAATTCCTGACCGATGCTGTCTTCGGGGTCCTTTTGGCGGCGGTGGCCGGGATCATGGTGTTCATCTCCTTCGACGAGCTTTTCCCCACCGCCCGGGAGTGCGGACAGCATCACCTGGCCATCTACGGGCTGCTGGCCGGCATGGCGGTGATGGCGGTGAGCATGCTGATGTTTGTGAGGTAG
- the thiD gene encoding bifunctional hydroxymethylpyrimidine kinase/phosphomethylpyrimidine kinase produces MKIALTIAGSDSGAGAGIQADLKTFAACGVYGINVITALTAQNTQGVFGIFPVKPEFISRQLEVLLKDMGCQAVKTGMLFNRQVIETVAHDLRKHKMGPLVVDPVMVAKGGHSLLQPEAEAALVSCLFPLAFLVTPNLDEAKRISKMKTIANLDQMKEAAFKISVLGPRHVLIKGGHLPGNATDLLFDGHKFTVLEAPRINTSNTHGTGCTYSAAITAFLARGEKIDSAVARAKRYVTGGIKNSLSIGHGHGPLDHFWETEIK; encoded by the coding sequence ATGAAAATTGCTTTGACCATCGCCGGCTCCGACAGCGGGGCCGGGGCCGGGATCCAGGCCGATCTCAAGACCTTCGCCGCCTGCGGGGTCTACGGCATCAACGTCATCACCGCCCTGACCGCCCAAAACACCCAGGGCGTGTTCGGCATCTTTCCGGTCAAGCCCGAGTTCATCAGCCGGCAGCTGGAGGTTCTGCTTAAGGACATGGGCTGCCAGGCCGTCAAGACCGGGATGCTTTTCAACCGCCAGGTGATAGAGACCGTGGCCCACGACCTCCGCAAGCACAAGATGGGACCTCTGGTAGTGGACCCGGTGATGGTGGCCAAGGGCGGCCATTCGCTGCTGCAGCCCGAGGCCGAAGCGGCCCTGGTATCCTGCCTTTTCCCCCTGGCCTTTTTGGTGACCCCCAACCTGGACGAAGCCAAGCGGATATCCAAGATGAAGACCATCGCCAATCTGGACCAGATGAAGGAGGCGGCCTTCAAGATCTCGGTGCTTGGTCCGCGCCACGTGCTGATCAAGGGCGGGCATCTGCCGGGCAATGCCACCGATCTTTTGTTCGACGGCCACAAGTTCACCGTGCTGGAGGCCCCGCGCATCAACACCTCCAACACCCACGGCACAGGCTGCACTTATTCGGCGGCCATCACAGCCTTTCTGGCCAGGGGAGAGAAGATCGACAGCGCCGTGGCCCGGGCCAAGCGCTATGTGACCGGGGGGATAAAGAATTCCCTGTCCATCGGCCACGGCCACGGCCCTCTGGATCATTTCTGGGAGACCGAAATAAAATAA